In the Desulfuromonadales bacterium genome, CGTCAAGCGGACGAGCATACTCATGAGCGGCCTGTGGGGGCACCTGCGTCTGGGTGAGACCGGTCTTCGGGAGAGAGCGCCGGCGGCCCTTTTAATGGTGGCAGGGGTCGCTCTGCTGACGATCGGTTAGGTGAGGCGCCAGTTCTTGATTCGAGAACCCGGATGTGCCATAGTGCGGCGTTGCAAGCAGATTGTTCCCGATGTTGCGCTTTATCCAGATTCCCGGAGGTCCCCATGAAAAAGTTGCTTTTTCTGTTCTTGCTTTCCTGCCTGCTCGTTGCCCCGGCCGCGGCGACATCCCTCGACCTGGGCCTCAACGACTTCAGTGTCCAGTTGCAATTCGCACATCCGCTGCACGCGGACGACTACGGCACGGTCCAGGCCGAAGGGCGGCTGCTCTATAATGACCGCGAGGAGACCAGGGTCGCCTCTGCCGGCCTGATGTTCATCGGTGAACCGGGAAACGTTCCGGGCCTCAATCTTGGCATCGGCGGACAGCTTTACGGCGGCCGCACCGACGAAAGACAAGATCTGCTGGCCCTGGGGGTCGGCGGCCGGCTGGCCTACGCGCCGCCAGTGCTGGGCGGGGTCGGAGTCAGCGGCAAACTCTTCTACGCGCCGCAGATTCTCGCCGGCCTCGATGCCGATCGGCTGCTGGAGACCGGGGTCCGGCTCAGCTACGCCGTCACGCCCATGGTCCGGGTCTATGGTGAATATCAGAACCTGCGCAGCGATTTCGAGGACCGGGGCAACTGGACCATCGACGAGGGGGTGCGGATCGGTTTCGAAGCCAGCTTCTGATCGGCCTGCGGCGGCACGAAGGAAAAGGGGCGCAATCGTTAAAGAATGCGCCCTTTTTTGTTGCCGCCGGGCTGAACCTTCAGGAGCGAAGTCGGTAGCCCTTGCCGATCAGCAGTGCCGCCCAGCCAAAAAGTCCCAGCGCCAGCAGGGCGCCGATGCCGAAGGCGGTGGTGAGAGGGAGGTCGCCGACGCCGAGAATGGCGTGCCGAAAGCCATCGATCAGATAGAAGAGCGGGTTAAGGTGAGAGAGGCCAGCCCAAAGTGGCGGCAGAATGGAAATCGGATAAAAGACCCCGCCCAGGTATATGAGCGGCAGCAGAATGAAGTTGGAGTACATCGAGAGGGAATCGAAGTTGCTGGCATATATGGCGGCGATCAGGCCGAACTGAGCGAAGAGGAAGCTCGCCAGGGCGGCCATGCCGATGGCCGCAGGCGGGTGTACCCATGGCAGTTCGGCGAAAAAGAGCGAG is a window encoding:
- a CDS encoding ABC transporter permease, which encodes MSEQRHFTPWLPFVTLLQKEVRRFWRVASQTLLTPIITASLYLFVFGATLGERISVLPGFSYAQFVIPGLILMGVINNAFANTSSSLFMSRYMGNIVDLLVTPVTPAQFILAYTLAAMTRGLLVGVAVWVISLFFAELPWVHPPAAIGMAALASFLFAQFGLIAAIYASNFDSLSMYSNFILLPLIYLGGVFYPISILPPLWAGLSHLNPLFYLIDGFRHAILGVGDLPLTTAFGIGALLALGLFGWAALLIGKGYRLRS
- a CDS encoding YfaZ family outer membrane protein encodes the protein MKKLLFLFLLSCLLVAPAAATSLDLGLNDFSVQLQFAHPLHADDYGTVQAEGRLLYNDREETRVASAGLMFIGEPGNVPGLNLGIGGQLYGGRTDERQDLLALGVGGRLAYAPPVLGGVGVSGKLFYAPQILAGLDADRLLETGVRLSYAVTPMVRVYGEYQNLRSDFEDRGNWTIDEGVRIGFEASF